One segment of Methylotuvimicrobium sp. KM2 DNA contains the following:
- a CDS encoding HD domain-containing phosphohydrolase — protein MPFDSLSNERILIVDDEPTNLKLLDRLLGQQGYRNRILIDDPRQVVDRYRQARTDLILLDINMPYLDGFQVMERLMALNDPLLPPIVILTAQHGKDFLLRALTAGARDFITKPFDRNELLMRVHNLLQAQLAHRLLHDQKTVLENMVRARTEELYRTRLQIVQRLGMASEYRDEETGNHILRMSHICALLARALGWSDEQCDLILNASPMHDIGKIGIPDSILLKPGKFEPQEWEVMKTHAVIGAKLLEGDDSDLLRMAREIALTHHEKWDGSGYPNGLSGINIPVAGRIAALADVFDALTSERPYKKAWTVEAAWDLIKENRGKHFDPDLVDIFEQQFPAILEIRERFAESSAH, from the coding sequence ATGCCCTTTGATTCTCTAAGCAATGAACGCATTCTGATCGTCGACGACGAACCGACTAATCTTAAGCTATTAGACAGATTGCTCGGACAACAAGGTTACCGAAACCGGATTTTGATCGATGACCCGCGCCAAGTCGTCGATCGTTATCGCCAAGCTCGAACCGATTTGATTCTACTCGACATCAATATGCCTTATCTGGACGGCTTCCAGGTGATGGAACGACTCATGGCATTAAACGATCCTTTGTTACCGCCGATCGTGATTTTGACCGCACAACACGGCAAGGATTTTTTGCTTCGCGCATTGACGGCCGGGGCGCGCGACTTCATTACCAAACCCTTCGACCGCAACGAATTATTGATGCGCGTGCATAACTTGTTACAGGCGCAATTGGCGCATCGGCTTTTGCACGATCAAAAAACAGTGTTGGAAAACATGGTGAGGGCGCGCACCGAAGAACTATACCGAACACGCCTGCAGATCGTACAACGCTTGGGTATGGCCTCCGAATACCGCGACGAGGAAACCGGCAACCATATCTTACGCATGAGCCACATCTGCGCCCTGCTCGCCCGAGCACTCGGTTGGAGCGACGAGCAATGCGATCTAATTTTGAACGCCAGCCCGATGCACGACATCGGCAAAATCGGTATTCCCGATTCGATACTGCTAAAACCGGGCAAATTCGAACCGCAGGAATGGGAAGTCATGAAAACGCATGCCGTCATCGGCGCGAAATTATTGGAAGGCGACGACTCGGATTTGCTGCGCATGGCGCGCGAAATCGCATTGACGCATCACGAAAAATGGGACGGCAGCGGTTACCCCAACGGACTGTCCGGCATTAACATTCCGGTAGCCGGACGCATCGCGGCATTGGCCGACGTATTCGACGCCTTGACTTCGGAACGTCCTTACAAAAAAGCCTGGACCGTCGAGGCAGCCTGGGATTTAATCAAGGAAAATCGCGGTAAACATTTCGACCCTGATCTGGTCGATATTTTCGAACAGCAATTTCCGGCCATCCTCGAAATCCGCGAACGTTTCGCGGAATCCTCAGCGCATTGA
- a CDS encoding PAS domain S-box protein, with protein sequence MIKKKPRTETERLAALHALGILDTGPEERFDRLTRLARQCLDAPIALIVLVDEHRLWFKSCLGLDITETPRELSFCAHTLLKNEIFEVPDARIDHRFKQHPLVAGSSNIRFYAGVPLLTEDGLAIGTFCIMSREPKRLTPEQRKVLSDLSACTQEIMRLVARSLLICRNISEIKSAETALERQKHIAEIISRAQSQFILESNRSRAFDELLSDILNLTGSEYGFIAEILHREDGSPYLKTRAITNIAWNDETRAFYEANAAQGMEFSNLKNLFGAVIVSEKPLIANNPEHDPRRGGLPPGHPPLKSFLGIPVHYDRKLVAMIGVANRPGGYESGWVKFLHPLLMTLGQLIEAARVKRLHDQNQAELTRLSRVASQTTNGVIITDTEGRVEWINEGFTRLSGYSLKEMLGRKPGDLLQGEATDPEVAASMHRALIKRQSFTVDVVNYHKSGQAYWVRIQCNPLYDTQGALQGFMAIESDISREKNDAERILISQRRLTATIEGTHIGTWEWNVQTGQTVFNERWAEIVGYTLSELEPISIETWLKLTHPDDLQLSERLLQRHFAGELEFYDAQCRMRHKKGHWVWVHDRGRVVNRTNDGKPLMMYGTHADISEQKMAMQALNDSETRLRGLFELSPVGIALNDYATGRFVEVNNALLAPTGYSREEFLSLSYFEITPQEYEAQEKQQSESMKNTGRYGPYEKEYIKKNGDRYPVLLNGMVVEDLSGKKMIWSIIEDISERKRNDRMKNEFISTVSHELRTPLTAIAGSLGLLAGGALGELPGTVDEIVAIAYKNSRRLSLLINDLLDMEKLIAGKLNFDLRPQALMPLVEQALDDNQTYADQFGVILRITQRDDALHVDVDAQRIQQIFANLLSNAAKFSPKGGTVDIAVLSTGNLARIEVSDRGPGIPATFRKHIFQKFAQADASDSRKKGGTGLGLAITKELVERMNGNIGYESEPDKATTFFITLPIVAGDSSKIAS encoded by the coding sequence TTGATAAAGAAAAAGCCTCGCACCGAAACCGAGCGATTAGCGGCATTGCACGCACTCGGCATTCTCGATACCGGACCGGAAGAGCGATTCGACCGGCTGACCCGCCTGGCTCGGCAATGCCTCGACGCGCCTATTGCGCTGATCGTTTTAGTCGACGAACATCGGCTATGGTTCAAGTCCTGCCTGGGGCTCGATATCACCGAAACGCCGCGCGAACTCTCGTTTTGCGCGCATACCCTCCTCAAAAACGAAATCTTCGAAGTCCCGGACGCCCGGATCGACCATCGTTTTAAACAACATCCTCTCGTCGCCGGCTCCAGCAATATCCGCTTCTATGCAGGAGTGCCGTTATTGACCGAAGACGGCTTGGCTATCGGAACCTTTTGTATTATGAGTCGCGAGCCGAAACGGCTGACGCCGGAACAACGCAAAGTGCTGAGCGACCTTAGCGCTTGCACTCAAGAAATTATGAGACTCGTTGCTCGATCTTTGCTGATTTGCCGTAACATTAGCGAAATAAAATCGGCGGAAACGGCTCTCGAACGCCAAAAACATATAGCCGAGATCATATCGCGCGCCCAGTCTCAATTCATTCTCGAATCGAATCGTAGCCGGGCTTTCGACGAATTATTATCGGACATACTCAATCTCACCGGCAGCGAATACGGATTCATCGCCGAGATATTACATCGCGAAGACGGAAGCCCCTACTTAAAGACTCGGGCGATTACCAACATCGCTTGGAACGACGAAACGCGCGCATTTTACGAAGCGAATGCGGCGCAAGGCATGGAGTTTTCCAACCTTAAAAATTTATTCGGCGCCGTCATCGTTTCGGAAAAACCGCTGATCGCCAACAATCCCGAGCATGACCCGAGACGCGGCGGACTGCCTCCCGGCCATCCGCCATTAAAATCCTTTTTGGGTATTCCGGTTCATTATGACCGGAAGCTCGTAGCAATGATCGGAGTCGCCAACCGCCCCGGCGGTTACGAGTCCGGCTGGGTGAAGTTCCTACATCCGTTGCTGATGACGCTGGGTCAATTAATCGAGGCCGCGCGCGTCAAACGTCTGCATGATCAAAATCAAGCCGAATTGACGCGCCTGTCGCGTGTCGCCAGCCAAACCACCAACGGCGTCATCATCACCGATACCGAAGGCCGCGTGGAATGGATCAACGAAGGCTTTACCCGGCTCTCAGGCTATAGTTTGAAGGAAATGCTCGGGCGCAAACCCGGCGATTTACTCCAGGGAGAGGCGACCGATCCCGAGGTCGCGGCCTCGATGCATCGAGCGCTGATTAAGCGGCAGTCCTTCACTGTCGATGTCGTCAATTACCATAAATCCGGCCAAGCCTATTGGGTGCGTATTCAATGCAACCCTCTTTACGATACGCAAGGCGCGTTACAAGGTTTCATGGCGATCGAGTCGGATATCAGCCGCGAAAAAAACGATGCCGAACGCATCTTGATCAGCCAACGCCGGCTAACGGCGACTATTGAAGGGACCCATATCGGCACCTGGGAATGGAACGTTCAAACCGGCCAAACTGTCTTCAACGAACGCTGGGCCGAAATCGTAGGCTATACCTTGAGCGAGCTCGAACCGATTAGTATCGAAACCTGGCTTAAATTAACTCACCCAGACGATTTACAGCTGTCCGAGCGCTTACTGCAACGACATTTTGCCGGCGAACTTGAATTCTATGACGCGCAATGCCGAATGCGGCATAAAAAAGGGCATTGGGTATGGGTCCATGACCGAGGCCGTGTCGTTAACCGGACGAACGACGGCAAGCCTTTGATGATGTACGGCACGCATGCCGATATTTCCGAGCAAAAGATGGCCATGCAGGCTTTGAACGACAGCGAAACCAGGCTACGCGGTCTATTCGAACTCTCGCCGGTCGGTATCGCGCTCAACGATTACGCCACCGGTCGTTTCGTCGAGGTCAACAACGCCTTGTTGGCACCGACCGGATACAGCCGCGAAGAATTTTTGTCGCTCAGTTATTTTGAAATAACTCCTCAAGAATACGAAGCGCAAGAAAAACAGCAATCGGAAAGCATGAAGAACACCGGTCGCTACGGCCCCTACGAAAAAGAATACATCAAGAAAAACGGCGACCGATATCCGGTTTTGCTGAACGGCATGGTCGTCGAAGACTTGTCGGGCAAGAAAATGATTTGGTCGATCATCGAAGACATCTCCGAACGCAAACGCAACGATCGCATGAAGAACGAATTCATCTCCACCGTGAGCCACGAATTGCGTACGCCATTGACCGCGATAGCCGGTTCGCTCGGCTTGCTGGCCGGAGGCGCATTGGGCGAACTCCCAGGCACCGTTGATGAAATCGTAGCGATCGCCTACAAAAACAGTCGTCGCTTGTCCCTGCTAATTAACGATTTGCTCGACATGGAAAAATTGATCGCCGGCAAATTGAATTTCGATCTTCGCCCGCAAGCGCTGATGCCTCTGGTCGAACAAGCTCTCGATGATAATCAAACCTATGCGGACCAATTCGGCGTTATCCTAAGAATAACGCAACGCGATGATGCCTTGCATGTCGATGTCGATGCCCAGCGCATTCAACAAATATTCGCCAATTTGTTATCGAACGCAGCCAAGTTTTCACCGAAAGGCGGAACCGTGGATATCGCCGTTCTAAGTACCGGCAATCTGGCTAGAATCGAAGTCAGCGACCGAGGACCCGGCATACCGGCGACATTCCGTAAACACATCTTCCAAAAATTCGCTCAA